One Paraglaciecola mesophila genomic region harbors:
- a CDS encoding YwbE family protein, producing MDGTKRANVKVGAEVSVVLKEHQRNGTLTQGIVEKLLTNSPTHPHGIKVRLEDGQVGRVKVIHS from the coding sequence ATGGACGGCACGAAACGCGCAAATGTAAAAGTAGGGGCTGAAGTCTCTGTTGTATTAAAAGAACATCAGCGAAACGGAACCCTAACCCAGGGGATTGTCGAAAAATTATTGACCAACTCCCCTACTCACCCCCATGGTATAAAAGTGAGATTAGAAGACGGACAAGTCGGCCGAGTTAAAGTTATCCATAGTTAA
- a CDS encoding DUF3087 domain-containing protein, producing MQLIDVNKARYRKHLNRVIWGCIAGLAIGSLGISQILIALFPDESGRHFHWNLLGVLVTSVTIGYVLSQYRSHEFMREVTYVWELKQALNKINRKLVKLKQAASQGNVDAMLALQYSYAGSRLLWKLDDNTIVMEELAVEQAKLDGLMAQYQVALNIEDYNEQVLKSF from the coding sequence ATGCAACTAATTGACGTCAATAAAGCGCGTTATCGAAAACATCTGAACCGTGTCATTTGGGGTTGTATCGCAGGTCTAGCAATCGGAAGCTTAGGGATTTCTCAGATACTTATTGCTCTTTTTCCAGATGAAAGCGGGCGTCATTTTCATTGGAACTTGCTCGGTGTACTCGTAACAAGTGTTACTATCGGCTATGTATTAAGTCAATATCGCTCGCACGAATTTATGCGGGAGGTAACATATGTATGGGAGCTTAAACAGGCGCTGAATAAAATTAATCGAAAACTGGTTAAATTAAAACAGGCGGCTAGTCAGGGGAATGTTGATGCTATGTTGGCATTACAGTATAGCTATGCGGGCTCTCGTCTTTTATGGAAGCTAGATGACAATACTATCGTTATGGAAGAGTTAGCGGTTGAACAAGCTAAGCTTGATGGTCTTATGGCTCAGTATCAAGTCGCCCTGAACATAGAAGACTATAACGAGCAGGTCTTGAAGTCGTTTTGA
- a CDS encoding AraC family transcriptional regulator, with the protein MNKDTIKRLIIKKVSSSGMIETGIPGVQLFKITEPVSCAPAVYEPSITAIVSGCKEAILGGNKHFYDSSAYICCPMSIPIEAGTPEASPDNPLIGVYITFDTSVMTELAFELENANGLERRAKGAAYPQSITTANWDDAFTDALYRLIMLSESTTDIAILGRSRLRELYYAILMGDSGYTVRRTFGVGNDIARSIEFLSSNLSEPVTIENLADQIGMSRAVFHRKFKQATNMSPIQFVKSMRLNKAAMKIAEGRNVNVAAMEVGYVSSSQFSRDFRRMYGQSPKQWIQAQE; encoded by the coding sequence ATGAATAAAGATACAATTAAACGGCTCATCATCAAAAAAGTCAGTAGTAGTGGGATGATAGAAACAGGGATCCCTGGTGTTCAGTTATTTAAGATAACTGAACCAGTTAGCTGCGCACCGGCAGTGTACGAACCCTCTATCACGGCAATTGTCAGTGGTTGCAAGGAAGCCATTCTGGGCGGCAATAAGCATTTTTATGACAGCAGCGCATACATCTGTTGTCCTATGTCGATACCTATTGAAGCTGGAACGCCTGAGGCCTCTCCCGATAATCCACTTATAGGCGTGTACATTACGTTTGATACCAGCGTTATGACTGAACTAGCCTTCGAATTAGAAAACGCCAACGGACTTGAGCGCAGAGCCAAAGGCGCAGCATATCCGCAAAGTATAACCACAGCCAATTGGGACGATGCATTTACCGACGCCCTGTATCGCTTAATAATGCTAAGCGAAAGCACAACTGATATAGCCATACTTGGCCGTAGCCGTTTGCGAGAGCTTTACTATGCGATACTAATGGGCGACTCGGGCTACACAGTCAGACGTACTTTTGGAGTCGGAAATGATATCGCACGTTCAATTGAGTTTTTATCGTCTAATTTAAGCGAGCCCGTTACGATTGAAAACCTAGCTGACCAGATAGGCATGAGCCGCGCGGTATTCCACCGAAAGTTTAAACAAGCAACCAATATGTCACCCATCCAGTTTGTTAAATCTATGCGGCTTAACAAAGCAGCAATGAAAATTGCCGAAGGCAGAAATGTTAATGTTGCTGCGATGGAAGTGGGCTACGTGAGTTCCTCTCAATTTAGTCGAGACTTCAGACGAATGTATGGGCAATCACCAAAGCAATGGATACAAGCACAAGAATGA
- the rsxG gene encoding electron transport complex subunit RsxG, producing the protein MKQIIAKNGLILGFFAVVTSGLIAFTYYGTQEQIEQQKQQTLLAILDELVPRSSYDNNMTQDCVLVTSQAKLGAANPQHIYRATLAGEPVAAVIETTAPNGYSGRIELVVGVTKEATVSGVRVIEHKETPGLGDKIDLRISDWVLGFNGQQLTDTNASYWAVRKDGGQFDQFTGATITPRAVVNAVKNTLLYYQTNKDAIFSASNECRLQSTIQG; encoded by the coding sequence ATGAAGCAGATCATTGCCAAGAACGGACTCATTTTAGGATTCTTTGCTGTTGTTACCAGTGGGCTGATCGCGTTTACATACTATGGTACTCAAGAACAAATTGAGCAGCAAAAACAGCAGACCTTGTTGGCAATCCTCGACGAGCTTGTGCCACGTAGCAGTTACGACAATAACATGACGCAAGATTGTGTGTTGGTCACATCCCAAGCGAAGCTAGGTGCTGCGAACCCACAGCATATTTATCGCGCAACGCTAGCCGGTGAACCTGTAGCAGCGGTAATTGAAACCACCGCACCAAACGGCTACAGCGGTCGCATCGAATTAGTGGTCGGGGTAACAAAAGAGGCAACAGTATCTGGGGTTAGAGTCATAGAACACAAAGAGACACCTGGATTAGGTGATAAAATAGATCTACGCATTAGCGATTGGGTACTGGGTTTTAACGGTCAGCAATTGACTGACACAAACGCATCTTACTGGGCAGTTAGAAAAGATGGCGGCCAGTTTGATCAATTTACAGGCGCCACTATTACCCCCCGCGCGGTGGTAAATGCCGTAAAGAATACCCTTCTCTATTACCAAACTAATAAAGACGCAATTTTCTCCGCTAGCAATGAGTGTCGTCTTCAATCGACCATACAAGGGTAA
- a CDS encoding electron transport complex subunit E: MNEFKQLSWQGLWKNNPALVQLLGLCPLLAVTATITNGLGLGLATTLVLVGSNATVSIIRNWVPNEIRIPIFVMIIAAFVTIVQLLMNAYTFELYQALGIFIPLIVTNCAIIGRAEAYASKNPLSYAAFDGFMMGLGFTVVLVLLGAMRELLGYGTLFAGAELLLGEWATSLKITVFTSESPFLLAILPPGAFLGMGLLIALKNLLDKRFERMFAAKQEAKVVQRARVTAET; this comes from the coding sequence ATGAATGAATTCAAACAGCTAAGCTGGCAAGGGCTATGGAAAAACAACCCAGCCTTGGTTCAATTGCTTGGCTTATGTCCACTTTTGGCAGTGACCGCGACCATAACCAACGGGTTGGGCTTAGGTTTAGCGACCACACTGGTGTTAGTTGGCTCAAACGCAACCGTATCGATTATTCGAAATTGGGTACCGAATGAAATCCGCATTCCGATTTTTGTCATGATCATTGCAGCGTTTGTGACTATAGTGCAGCTTTTGATGAACGCCTACACCTTTGAGTTATATCAGGCGCTAGGCATATTTATTCCTCTTATCGTGACCAACTGTGCGATTATCGGTAGGGCTGAGGCTTATGCTTCAAAGAATCCGCTCAGTTATGCCGCATTTGATGGTTTCATGATGGGCTTAGGCTTTACTGTGGTGCTGGTATTACTGGGCGCCATGCGTGAACTGCTGGGCTATGGCACTCTATTCGCCGGTGCTGAATTACTCTTAGGTGAATGGGCTACGAGTCTAAAAATCACTGTTTTCACATCTGAATCCCCTTTCTTACTGGCTATTTTACCCCCAGGTGCATTCTTAGGCATGGGCTTACTCATTGCGCTAAAAAACCTACTGGATAAACGCTTCGAACGTATGTTTGCAGCCAAGCAAGAAGCAAAAGTTGTGCAACGGGCTAGGGTGACGGCCGAGACCTAG
- a CDS encoding Hsp70 family protein — protein sequence MAAIGIDYGTSNSEVSYFDGQQHHFIQLDPSIDGAHKIRSSVFIYYENELPTPPVSMIEAKVAQIKRAINDQIDKAKEGYYEAPDPKEQQRYSDRIGALRAEFHNLPELQRRAIEILLKDMTVQDLPLKQLVETGKFAFGEDGFRRYLKTPDKGRLIYSPKNFLGANLVAGQQHAFIGLIARQLEFFRLSAQEQLNMTVDRAVIGRPVKFHGTRGQEGNEQAIEIMTQAAKQAGFSQVEFLEEPIAAAYQIERSLDKQTNVLVADIGGGTTDICCITLSPDKQANLDRQQDVLSVTGARLGGMECDKNLIIKSIAPTMGRGLLMRNGLPVPPTYFSDMCAVDDIPKLNHFFSEEYWLDIAQTKADVKESGLLARLLAVQEDKLSARLVNSARLAKEMLSSKDSITLPLHYVEPDYDVDIDIQALRSSMQPWLSRVKALVKECLEHSAEAPEMLFITGGMSLSPIVRKELGEVMLPHLPLMQGDAFNSVCEGLAIQAAKLEQK from the coding sequence ATGGCAGCAATTGGAATAGACTACGGTACCTCAAATTCAGAAGTTTCTTATTTTGATGGGCAACAACACCACTTTATACAGTTGGACCCGAGCATCGATGGAGCACATAAAATTCGCTCTTCTGTATTTATTTATTATGAAAATGAATTGCCCACACCGCCTGTGTCAATGATTGAAGCAAAAGTGGCACAAATAAAACGTGCCATCAACGACCAAATTGATAAAGCGAAAGAGGGGTATTACGAGGCACCTGATCCAAAAGAGCAGCAACGATACAGCGATCGCATTGGCGCGCTGCGTGCTGAATTTCACAATTTGCCTGAGTTGCAGCGACGCGCAATTGAAATACTGCTCAAAGATATGACAGTACAAGACTTGCCCTTGAAGCAATTAGTGGAAACTGGCAAATTCGCTTTTGGTGAAGATGGGTTTCGTCGTTATCTGAAAACACCAGATAAAGGCCGATTGATTTATTCTCCTAAAAATTTCTTAGGGGCAAACTTGGTAGCGGGACAACAGCACGCTTTTATTGGCCTGATTGCTAGACAGCTGGAATTCTTTCGGTTAAGCGCTCAAGAGCAGCTCAACATGACTGTCGATAGGGCAGTAATAGGTCGTCCAGTAAAGTTTCATGGTACGCGGGGTCAAGAGGGAAATGAGCAAGCGATTGAGATTATGACCCAAGCTGCTAAGCAAGCAGGCTTCTCTCAAGTCGAGTTTTTAGAAGAGCCAATCGCTGCGGCGTATCAAATTGAGCGTTCATTAGATAAACAGACGAATGTGCTGGTAGCGGATATTGGCGGCGGCACCACGGATATATGCTGTATTACGCTATCGCCTGATAAGCAAGCTAACCTCGATCGCCAGCAAGATGTACTGTCAGTAACTGGGGCTCGCTTAGGGGGCATGGAGTGCGACAAAAATCTTATTATCAAAAGTATTGCACCGACTATGGGGCGAGGTTTATTGATGCGTAACGGGTTGCCTGTTCCCCCTACTTATTTTTCAGATATGTGTGCGGTGGATGATATCCCAAAGTTGAATCATTTCTTCTCTGAGGAGTATTGGCTGGATATTGCGCAAACGAAGGCAGACGTCAAGGAGTCGGGATTGCTCGCACGTTTGCTTGCAGTGCAAGAAGATAAATTGTCCGCGAGGTTAGTCAACTCAGCGCGCCTAGCCAAAGAAATGCTATCGTCAAAAGACAGTATAACGTTACCTTTGCATTATGTAGAGCCTGATTACGATGTGGATATTGATATTCAAGCCCTCAGAAGCTCTATGCAGCCATGGTTATCGCGCGTGAAGGCGTTAGTCAAAGAATGTCTAGAGCACAGTGCAGAAGCGCCTGAAATGCTTTTTATTACAGGTGGAATGAGTTTATCGCCGATTGTAAGGAAGGAGTTAGGCGAGGTGATGCTGCCGCACTTACCCTTAATGCAGGGCGATGCGTTTAATTCAGTCTGTGAAGGGTTGGCAATACAGGCCGCTAAACTTGAGCAAAAATAA
- a CDS encoding PEP-CTERM sorting domain-containing protein: MKTLTPKLTLCAIATLSAISLSSHAALSPSYSFNGNGNWSLDGCGGNSTPTCSIDAVVPSGSTIEAAFLYSTTTPSTSIPTVDFDGTVFSGADWTSLGSNDASLEAFRVDVTSIVSAAIGSGGPTPFSFDILNESPSASIDGEALAIVYSNPAETLRTISFLDGFSQTTGDSAFISLADPLTAADLADPSFEATLSLGIGFGFQANNNTQSSIVNVNGNSLTTCAGGEDDGEAINGGLITIGGIGDDRANNHDCSLANGDDELYSLEPFLNVGDSLITIDTSNPSSDDNIFFAGLSITAEAVIDNKPVDPNPVPEPGTLALFGVALFATSRRAKSFFTNK; this comes from the coding sequence TTGAAAACACTCACCCCCAAATTAACCCTGTGTGCAATAGCCACACTAAGTGCCATATCATTGTCTAGTCATGCAGCACTATCGCCATCTTACTCATTTAACGGTAATGGTAATTGGTCACTAGATGGATGTGGTGGTAACTCAACTCCAACATGTTCAATTGACGCAGTTGTACCGTCGGGCTCTACAATCGAAGCTGCTTTTCTTTACTCGACAACCACTCCCTCTACGTCCATCCCTACTGTCGATTTTGATGGAACCGTATTTAGCGGGGCTGATTGGACCTCTTTAGGAAGCAACGATGCATCTCTGGAAGCATTCAGGGTAGACGTAACTAGCATTGTTTCTGCCGCGATAGGCAGTGGAGGCCCAACCCCATTTAGTTTCGATATATTAAACGAATCCCCAAGCGCATCTATTGATGGAGAAGCACTTGCTATTGTTTACAGCAACCCTGCGGAAACGTTACGTACAATATCGTTTTTGGATGGGTTTAGCCAAACAACAGGAGATAGCGCATTTATTTCTCTTGCAGACCCATTGACGGCAGCAGATTTGGCAGATCCTAGTTTCGAGGCCACTCTGTCACTTGGAATTGGCTTTGGTTTTCAAGCGAATAACAACACCCAAAGCTCCATTGTTAATGTGAATGGAAACTCGCTAACGACCTGTGCGGGCGGAGAAGACGATGGAGAGGCAATTAATGGCGGACTTATTACTATCGGCGGTATTGGTGATGATAGGGCGAACAACCATGATTGCTCGTTAGCTAATGGTGATGATGAACTGTATTCGTTAGAGCCATTTTTGAATGTCGGTGATTCATTGATAACAATTGACACTAGTAACCCCTCGTCAGATGACAACATATTCTTCGCTGGATTATCTATCACAGCCGAGGCAGTGATTGATAACAAGCCTGTGGATCCAAATCCCGTACCCGAACCTGGCACTCTTGCATTATTCGGTGTTGCGCTGTTTGCAACGTCACGCCGAGCAAAAAGCTTTTTCACTAACAAGTAG
- the rsxD gene encoding electron transport complex subunit RsxD — protein sequence MNYKLASSPHQHVRRNTGQIMRMVIYALVPGILLQLWFFGFGVLVQIALAVITAVITEATILEMRKRNFERAIKDYSAILTAILLAISIPPFAPWWVVVIGTFFAIAMVKQLYGGLGFNVFNPAMAAYVMLLVSFPVQMTQWLPVQSLTMHQPGIIDAIYAVFTSFSADGFSLAQLQSAADGHTMATPLDAIKTGLAQGLTYEEGLQSAIFDGNLGIGWWWVSFGYLLGGLYLIKAKVINWHIPGGMLIAMAVCAGVMFLVDPDRFASPVFHIFNGSLILGAFFIATDPVSASTTNKGRIIFGTAIGFWIYVIRTWGGYPDAIAFSVLIMNMAVPLIDYYTRPRTYGHKKRNQGESK from the coding sequence ATGAATTATAAACTTGCCAGTTCACCTCATCAGCACGTACGGCGTAATACCGGACAGATTATGCGTATGGTGATTTATGCCCTAGTACCAGGAATTTTACTGCAGTTATGGTTTTTCGGTTTCGGAGTGCTAGTACAGATAGCCCTTGCTGTTATTACCGCGGTGATCACCGAAGCGACCATTTTAGAAATGCGCAAGCGTAATTTCGAACGCGCAATTAAAGATTACAGTGCCATTCTAACTGCCATATTGTTGGCGATCAGTATTCCCCCTTTTGCCCCTTGGTGGGTAGTCGTGATAGGCACCTTTTTTGCCATTGCTATGGTCAAACAGCTTTATGGTGGGTTAGGTTTCAATGTGTTTAACCCTGCCATGGCCGCCTATGTCATGTTGTTGGTGTCTTTTCCTGTTCAAATGACTCAGTGGCTACCAGTGCAAAGCCTGACGATGCACCAGCCTGGTATCATTGATGCTATTTATGCGGTCTTCACCAGCTTCAGTGCAGATGGCTTCAGCTTAGCCCAATTACAAAGTGCGGCCGACGGTCATACCATGGCTACACCACTGGATGCGATTAAAACGGGTCTGGCTCAAGGGTTAACCTATGAAGAGGGTCTTCAGTCAGCGATTTTCGATGGTAATTTAGGCATCGGTTGGTGGTGGGTAAGCTTTGGTTACTTGTTAGGGGGACTCTATCTTATCAAGGCTAAAGTCATTAACTGGCATATACCTGGCGGTATGTTAATCGCCATGGCGGTGTGTGCCGGTGTTATGTTTTTAGTTGATCCTGACCGTTTCGCATCCCCTGTGTTTCATATTTTTAATGGTAGCTTGATCCTAGGCGCATTTTTCATCGCGACGGATCCAGTTTCCGCCTCAACCACAAACAAAGGCCGTATTATTTTCGGCACAGCCATTGGCTTTTGGATCTACGTCATCCGAACTTGGGGTGGATACCCAGATGCCATCGCATTCTCTGTGCTGATCATGAATATGGCTGTGCCTCTTATCGATTATTACACCCGTCCCCGTACCTATGGCCACAAAAAGCGTAACCAAGGAGAGTCTAAATGA
- a CDS encoding sulfite exporter TauE/SafE family protein produces MIELFSYTLTYSTAGMLLFTAFLIGMSKTGVAGVALFTIPIMAIIFGGKDSSGLMLPLLVMADLFAVSYYRRHVNWSYLVKLFPSAAVGVILATLIGNYIDDQLFRSVMGVIIFVSLAIMLWMETANKDAIPDYMWFAILMGLLGGFTSMIGNLAAAVMALYLLSMRLPKNEYIGTGAWFFLAVNVFKVPFHVVAWHTISLNSFYLNLALLPVIALGAFTGIRIVRIIPEKQYRWLILAATGIAAIIMVI; encoded by the coding sequence ATGATAGAGTTATTCTCCTACACCCTGACATATTCTACCGCTGGTATGTTGCTGTTTACTGCTTTTCTTATCGGCATGTCAAAGACCGGTGTTGCTGGTGTGGCCTTATTTACCATCCCAATTATGGCCATCATATTTGGCGGTAAAGATTCGTCAGGGTTAATGCTGCCGTTGCTGGTTATGGCTGATCTGTTTGCCGTGTCCTACTATCGCAGACATGTAAATTGGTCCTATTTGGTCAAGTTATTTCCATCTGCCGCTGTGGGCGTTATCCTAGCCACCTTAATTGGCAATTACATTGATGATCAGCTTTTTCGCAGTGTTATGGGGGTTATCATCTTTGTTAGCTTAGCCATCATGTTATGGATGGAGACCGCGAACAAAGATGCCATTCCTGACTATATGTGGTTTGCTATATTGATGGGATTACTAGGTGGCTTTACCAGTATGATAGGTAATTTGGCTGCTGCTGTAATGGCGCTTTATTTGCTCAGTATGCGATTACCGAAAAACGAATATATAGGGACCGGAGCTTGGTTCTTTCTTGCGGTTAATGTGTTTAAAGTCCCCTTTCACGTTGTCGCTTGGCATACTATTTCGCTCAATTCGTTTTACCTAAACTTGGCGCTTCTACCCGTTATCGCGTTAGGTGCTTTTACTGGTATCAGAATAGTTCGTATCATTCCTGAAAAACAATATCGTTGGTTGATATTGGCGGCGACTGGAATAGCAGCGATAATAATGGTGATTTAG
- a CDS encoding tetratricopeptide repeat protein has protein sequence MLFAQTLHAAPITSLQAEKKEHSLTLAQEAWNNGDIPLAKKHFQTLLARAPNNVKALIGLAQVEEALGNTKIAKAHFITALGLSPKSPDLYTAYGRFLLKQNHIEQAIEALESALAINPRLPEANVELAVIKLSRFGDAQAAVQLYRKALEEAPSDISYLYGLSLAYERSGDLTAAIETLNIITELNPSLALAYKLKGNYAQIIKNYPLSITSFKSALEKAKKPTVQDHLSLADVLTESGHIEQAISTYQHIIKTYGEHEITLTKLAYVYHTLGDYKSAEKNYLKAITLNNTYAEPYNNLAYLALDNDDPHKALKLAKKAVNYSSDNPNYLDTLGIVYMNLTEFHKARNAFQLAVNMAPNNSEFQENLMRANQAY, from the coding sequence ATGTTGTTTGCACAAACACTTCATGCCGCGCCTATCACATCGCTACAAGCTGAAAAAAAAGAGCACTCTCTCACACTGGCTCAAGAAGCTTGGAATAACGGTGATATTCCCTTAGCGAAAAAGCATTTTCAGACATTGCTTGCCCGCGCTCCAAATAACGTCAAAGCACTAATCGGGCTGGCCCAAGTAGAAGAAGCATTAGGGAATACAAAGATAGCAAAAGCACATTTTATAACTGCACTTGGTCTATCACCAAAAAGCCCAGACTTATATACAGCTTATGGGCGCTTTTTACTCAAACAGAACCATATAGAGCAAGCAATAGAAGCACTTGAAAGCGCTTTAGCTATTAATCCTCGTTTACCAGAAGCGAACGTTGAACTCGCGGTAATTAAGCTTTCACGATTTGGAGATGCCCAGGCAGCGGTGCAACTTTACAGAAAGGCGCTAGAAGAAGCCCCTTCAGATATTTCTTATTTATATGGTTTGAGCCTAGCGTATGAGCGCTCAGGAGATTTAACAGCGGCGATAGAAACGTTAAATATAATAACGGAATTAAACCCCTCTTTAGCCTTAGCGTACAAGCTCAAAGGAAATTACGCACAAATAATAAAAAATTATCCGCTTTCCATCACTAGTTTCAAATCAGCTCTAGAAAAGGCTAAAAAACCAACAGTACAAGATCACCTTTCATTGGCAGACGTGCTAACTGAATCCGGCCATATTGAACAAGCAATAAGCACATACCAGCATATCATCAAGACATACGGCGAGCATGAAATAACGTTAACAAAACTTGCTTATGTTTATCATACGCTTGGAGATTATAAAAGCGCAGAAAAAAACTATCTCAAAGCTATAACACTCAACAATACTTACGCTGAACCGTACAATAACTTAGCGTACCTAGCGCTAGACAATGACGATCCACACAAGGCACTTAAACTAGCGAAAAAAGCTGTAAACTACTCTTCAGATAACCCAAATTATTTAGATACTCTCGGTATTGTATACATGAATCTTACAGAGTTTCACAAAGCGCGAAACGCGTTCCAATTAGCCGTTAACATGGCTCCTAATAACAGTGAATTCCAAGAGAACCTGATGCGAGCAAATCAAGCTTATTAA
- the nth gene encoding endonuclease III, protein MNQQKRIEMLTRWRDANPHPTTELNFTSPFELLIAVLLSAQATDVSVNKAMAKMFPVANTPETVYALGVDGVKEFIKTIGLFNTKAVNVIKTCKMLIDKHNSEVPENRAALEALPGVGRKTANVVLNTAFGWPTIAVDTHIDRVSNRTKFAVGKNVDLVEKKLLKVVPKEFKVDVHHWLILHGRYTCIARKPRCGSCIVEDLCEFKDKTE, encoded by the coding sequence ATGAACCAACAAAAACGTATAGAAATGTTAACCCGGTGGCGTGACGCTAACCCCCACCCTACAACCGAATTAAACTTTACCAGCCCTTTCGAGCTGTTAATTGCGGTACTACTTTCTGCTCAGGCAACAGATGTCAGCGTGAATAAAGCCATGGCGAAAATGTTCCCTGTAGCCAACACACCAGAAACTGTTTATGCCTTAGGCGTAGATGGTGTAAAAGAGTTTATAAAGACCATCGGGCTGTTTAATACTAAAGCGGTCAATGTGATTAAAACCTGTAAAATGCTCATCGACAAGCATAACAGCGAGGTTCCTGAAAACCGGGCAGCGCTTGAGGCATTACCCGGCGTTGGTCGCAAAACAGCAAACGTAGTGCTCAACACAGCCTTTGGCTGGCCTACCATAGCCGTCGACACCCATATTGACCGCGTGAGCAACCGAACCAAATTTGCCGTAGGGAAAAACGTTGATCTCGTGGAAAAGAAACTACTTAAAGTGGTACCTAAAGAATTTAAAGTCGATGTGCATCACTGGTTAATTTTACACGGCCGCTATACCTGTATTGCGCGCAAGCCACGCTGCGGTAGCTGTATCGTGGAAGATTTATGCGAGTTCAAAGATAAAACTGAATAA